In Streptomyces dangxiongensis, one DNA window encodes the following:
- a CDS encoding Rv3235 family protein produces the protein MNKVMSRAAAQPRPRHRPPTRRDSRRPGGAPPRTPSRPATALTGAQKAAAGPAPAARPPRPTDLFADRLLAVLSGQRPVHWMLRHTAGRAYDDLARLAEHSPLRTLGSRPVVHDIGYYVPSEGALEVFARVTAGNRMRALAFRLERGKDLRWRCTAVETGPH, from the coding sequence ATGAACAAGGTCATGAGCCGCGCCGCCGCCCAGCCCCGGCCGCGCCACCGCCCGCCGACCCGCCGTGACTCCCGACGCCCCGGGGGCGCGCCGCCCCGCACGCCCAGCCGGCCGGCAACCGCCCTCACCGGCGCGCAGAAGGCCGCTGCCGGGCCCGCGCCGGCCGCCCGGCCCCCTCGCCCGACCGACCTCTTCGCCGACCGCCTGCTGGCCGTCCTGAGCGGTCAGCGGCCCGTCCACTGGATGCTCCGGCACACAGCGGGCCGCGCCTACGACGACCTGGCCCGCCTCGCCGAACACAGCCCCCTGCGCACCCTGGGCTCCCGTCCGGTCGTCCACGACATCGGCTACTACGTCCCCAGCGAAGGCGCGCTGGAGGTCTTCGCCCGCGTCACCGCCGGGAACAGGATGCGGGCCCTGGCCTTCCGCCTGGAACGGGGCAAGGACCTCCGCTGGCGCTGCACAGCCGTGGAAACGGGGCCGCACTAG
- a CDS encoding GNAT family N-acetyltransferase has translation MRPVTLTTDRLVLRAVGPADTDAVYVAVQDPDIQRWTTIPSPYLPEHAFTFTEQIVPDGWAQASMFGFGVFLTGGALAGMLGLTMRSLGTAEIGFWAAREHRGNGYTTEATLTACRWLFTEVGVDRVEWRAEVGNHASRAVAEHAGFTVEGTLRSALNNKGVRRDCWVGSLLPSDLGLPSTTPYLPARS, from the coding sequence ATGCGACCCGTCACCCTCACCACGGACCGCCTCGTGCTCCGCGCCGTCGGCCCCGCCGACACCGACGCGGTGTACGTGGCCGTACAGGACCCCGACATCCAGCGCTGGACGACGATCCCCTCGCCCTATCTGCCCGAACACGCGTTCACCTTCACCGAGCAGATCGTGCCCGACGGCTGGGCGCAGGCGTCGATGTTCGGTTTCGGCGTGTTCCTCACCGGCGGCGCACTGGCCGGCATGCTCGGCCTGACGATGCGTTCACTGGGCACGGCCGAGATCGGCTTCTGGGCGGCCCGGGAACACCGCGGCAACGGCTACACGACCGAGGCCACCCTCACCGCCTGCCGGTGGCTCTTCACCGAGGTCGGCGTCGACCGGGTCGAATGGCGCGCCGAGGTGGGCAACCACGCCTCCCGCGCGGTGGCCGAACACGCGGGCTTCACCGTCGAGGGCACCCTGCGCTCCGCCCTCAACAACAAGGGAGTACGCCGGGACTGCTGGGTCGGCTCCCTCCTCCCCTCGGACCTCGGCCTGCCCTCCACCACCCCCTACCTGCCCGCCCGTTCGTGA
- a CDS encoding DUF6912 family protein, with amino-acid sequence MRVYVPLTLTALAEAHRTGELASGPLVAYAVTPALREWYLSDDIEELEYAALSRAALASLRLLAADPDAVRRRVVVAVDVPDGVAGADPDRGLDPAALGEVTVKTAVPLAKAAAVHVDADDAERDVRAAADALDAADGGDDDAQFVVDGADDHELLWYATQEIPNLVGRA; translated from the coding sequence ATGCGCGTCTACGTCCCCCTGACCCTCACCGCTCTCGCCGAGGCGCACAGGACGGGCGAGCTGGCCAGCGGGCCCCTCGTGGCGTACGCCGTCACGCCCGCGCTGCGCGAGTGGTACCTCTCCGACGACATCGAGGAGCTGGAGTACGCGGCGCTCAGCCGTGCGGCCCTCGCCTCGCTGCGGCTGCTGGCGGCGGATCCGGACGCGGTGCGGCGCCGGGTCGTCGTCGCCGTCGACGTGCCCGACGGCGTCGCGGGCGCCGACCCCGACCGCGGGCTCGACCCGGCCGCCCTGGGCGAGGTGACGGTGAAGACGGCGGTGCCGCTCGCGAAGGCGGCTGCCGTGCACGTCGACGCGGACGACGCGGAGCGGGACGTGCGCGCGGCGGCGGACGCCCTCGACGCGGCGGACGGCGGGGACGACGACGCGCAGTTCGTGGTGGACGGGGCGGACGACCACGAGCTGCTGTGGTACGCCACGCAGGAGATCCCCAACCTGGTCGGACGGGCCTGA
- the secA gene encoding preprotein translocase subunit SecA, translating into MSVLSKIMRAGEGKILRRLHRIADQVNSIEEDFVDLSDAELRALTDEYKQRYADGESLDDLLPEAFATVREAAKRVLGQRHYDVQMMGGAALHLGYVAEMKTGEGKTLVGTLPAYLNALSGAGVHLITVNDYLAERDSEMMGRVHKFLGLEVGCILANMTPAQRREQYACDITYGTNNEFGFDYLRDNMAWSQDELVQRGHNFAIVDEVDSILIDEARTPLIISGPADQATKWYGDFAKLVTRLKRGEAGNPLKGLEETGDYDVDEKKRTVAIHESGVGKVEDWLGIDNLYESVNTPLVGYLNNAIKAKELFKKDKDYVVIDGEVMIVDEHTGRILAGRRYNEGMHQAIEAKEGVDIKDENQTLATITLQNFFRLYSKLSGMTGTAMTEAAEFHQIYKLGVVPIPTNKPMVRQDQSDLIYRTEVAKFEAVVDDIAEKHEKGQPILVGTTSVEKSEYLSQQLSKRGIQHEVLNAKQHDREAQIVAQAGRKGAVTVATNMAGRGTDIKLGGNPEDLAEAELRQRGLDPEEHIEEWAAALPAALERAEAAVKAEKDEVEALGGLYVLGTERHESRRIDNQLRGRSGRQGDPGESRFYLSLGDDLMRLFKAQMVERVMSMANVPDDVPIENKMVTRAIASAQAQVETQNFETRKNVLKYDEVLNRQREVIYGERRRVLEGEDLQEQIQHFMDDTIDAYIAAETAEGFPEDWDLDRLWGAFRQLYPVMITVEELEEAAGDRAGLTAEFLSESIKEDIYAQYASREAQLGSEIMRELERRVVLSVLDRKWREHLYEMDYLQEGIGLRAMAQKDPLVEYQREGFDMFTAMMEGIKEESVGYLFNLEVQVEQQVEEVPVEEVVPVGEGVHDTVPAQAGARPEIRAKGLDVPQRRDLHFSAPTVDGEGGIVERDLEDEEPVRSESDGLTRAERRRQAKGGRRRKK; encoded by the coding sequence GTGTCCGTCCTCTCGAAGATCATGCGTGCAGGCGAAGGCAAGATCCTGCGCAGGCTGCACCGCATCGCGGACCAGGTCAACTCCATCGAAGAGGACTTCGTCGACCTCTCCGACGCCGAGCTGCGCGCCCTCACCGATGAGTACAAGCAGCGGTACGCCGACGGTGAGAGCCTGGACGACCTGCTACCCGAGGCGTTCGCCACCGTGCGCGAGGCCGCCAAGCGTGTCCTCGGCCAGCGGCACTACGACGTCCAGATGATGGGCGGCGCCGCGCTCCACCTCGGTTATGTGGCCGAGATGAAGACCGGTGAGGGCAAGACCCTCGTCGGCACGCTGCCCGCGTATCTGAACGCCCTGTCCGGGGCCGGCGTCCACCTGATCACGGTCAACGACTACCTGGCCGAGCGCGACTCCGAGATGATGGGCCGCGTCCACAAGTTCCTGGGCCTCGAGGTCGGGTGCATCCTCGCCAACATGACGCCGGCTCAGCGCCGTGAGCAGTACGCGTGCGACATCACCTACGGCACGAACAACGAGTTCGGCTTCGACTACCTGCGCGACAACATGGCCTGGTCGCAGGACGAGCTGGTGCAGCGCGGCCACAACTTCGCCATCGTGGACGAGGTCGACTCCATCCTCATCGACGAGGCCCGTACGCCGCTGATCATCTCCGGCCCGGCCGACCAGGCCACCAAGTGGTACGGCGACTTCGCCAAGCTGGTCACGCGCCTCAAGCGCGGCGAGGCCGGCAACCCGCTCAAGGGCCTGGAGGAGACCGGCGACTACGACGTCGACGAGAAGAAGCGCACGGTCGCCATTCACGAGTCCGGGGTCGGCAAGGTCGAGGACTGGCTGGGCATCGACAACCTCTACGAGTCGGTGAACACCCCGCTCGTGGGTTACCTGAACAACGCCATCAAGGCCAAGGAACTGTTCAAGAAGGACAAGGACTACGTCGTCATCGACGGCGAGGTCATGATCGTCGACGAGCACACCGGCCGTATCCTCGCCGGCCGCCGCTACAACGAGGGCATGCACCAGGCGATCGAGGCGAAGGAAGGGGTGGACATCAAGGACGAGAACCAGACGCTCGCCACGATCACCCTCCAGAACTTCTTCCGCCTGTACAGCAAGCTGTCCGGCATGACCGGTACGGCGATGACCGAGGCCGCCGAGTTCCACCAGATCTACAAGCTCGGCGTGGTCCCCATCCCGACCAACAAGCCCATGGTCCGCCAGGACCAGTCGGACCTCATCTACCGCACCGAGGTCGCCAAGTTCGAGGCGGTCGTCGACGACATCGCCGAGAAGCACGAGAAGGGCCAGCCGATCCTCGTCGGCACCACCTCCGTCGAGAAGTCGGAGTACCTCTCGCAGCAGCTCAGCAAGCGCGGCATCCAGCACGAGGTGCTCAACGCCAAGCAGCACGACCGTGAGGCGCAGATCGTCGCCCAGGCCGGCCGCAAGGGCGCCGTCACCGTGGCCACCAACATGGCCGGCCGTGGTACGGACATCAAGCTCGGCGGCAACCCCGAGGACCTCGCGGAGGCGGAGCTGCGCCAGCGCGGCCTCGACCCCGAGGAGCACATCGAGGAGTGGGCCGCGGCCCTGCCGGCCGCCCTGGAGCGGGCCGAGGCGGCGGTCAAGGCCGAGAAGGACGAGGTCGAGGCCCTCGGCGGGCTGTACGTGCTGGGCACCGAGCGGCACGAGTCGCGGCGCATCGACAACCAGCTTCGCGGCCGTTCCGGCCGTCAGGGCGACCCCGGTGAGTCCCGCTTCTACCTCTCCCTCGGCGACGACCTCATGCGGCTGTTCAAGGCGCAGATGGTCGAGCGCGTGATGTCGATGGCGAACGTGCCGGACGACGTGCCGATCGAGAACAAGATGGTCACGCGCGCGATCGCGTCCGCGCAGGCCCAGGTGGAGACGCAGAACTTCGAGACGCGTAAGAACGTCCTGAAGTACGACGAGGTGCTCAACCGCCAGCGCGAGGTCATCTACGGCGAGCGCAGGCGCGTGCTGGAGGGCGAGGACCTCCAGGAGCAGATCCAGCACTTCATGGATGACACGATCGACGCGTACATCGCCGCCGAGACCGCCGAGGGCTTCCCCGAGGACTGGGACCTGGACCGGCTGTGGGGTGCCTTCCGGCAGCTCTACCCGGTGATGATCACCGTCGAGGAGCTGGAGGAGGCGGCCGGCGACCGCGCGGGCCTGACCGCCGAGTTCCTCTCGGAGTCCATCAAGGAGGACATCTACGCGCAGTACGCCTCCCGTGAGGCGCAGCTCGGCTCCGAGATCATGCGGGAGCTGGAGCGCCGGGTCGTGCTGTCGGTCCTGGACCGCAAGTGGCGCGAGCACCTCTACGAGATGGACTACCTCCAGGAGGGCATCGGTCTGCGCGCGATGGCGCAGAAGGACCCCCTGGTCGAGTACCAGCGCGAGGGCTTCGACATGTTCACCGCCATGATGGAGGGCATCAAGGAGGAGTCCGTCGGCTACCTGTTCAACCTGGAGGTCCAGGTCGAGCAGCAGGTCGAGGAGGTCCCGGTCGAGGAGGTCGTGCCGGTCGGCGAGGGCGTGCACGACACGGTGCCGGCGCAGGCGGGCGCGCGTCCCGAGATCCGCGCGAAGGGGCTGGACGTTCCGCAGCGGCGGGATCTGCACTTCTCCGCGCCGACGGTGGACGGCGAGGGCGGCATCGTCGAGCGTGACCTGGAGGACGAGGAGCCGGTGCGGTCCGAGTCGGACGGGCTGACGCGCGCCGAGCGCCGCCGGCAGGCGAAGGGCGGACGCCGCCGCAAGAAGTGA
- a CDS encoding winged helix-turn-helix domain-containing protein codes for MTTLPRPTTTLTADDARRIVLRAQGLLGAPDRRAGVRGVLRHLGAVQLDTISVLARSHEFVPYARLGAVGRKAVEAAYWSDGHAFEYWSHAACILPVEEWPHLAFRRRAYRNRPHWNHDLPAGVYDQVVKQLRAEGPLTATELGGAKRTSEWWDWSGTKVAVERALMYGEVVCVERRGWKRVYDLAERAIPEELLHDELDDTACLRRLVRLAGESLGVGTRADIADYHRLKGEQVDAVIADSGLVPVEVEGWGRPAWADPAALATPPRGRHRTTLLSPFDSLVWERARTERIFGFTHRLEAYVPRPKRVYGYFAMPVLAGGRLVGRVDPAREGHTLVAKQVTLDGPKAAPAVAQALVEAAIWVNCTDVRVERVDAPELREPLTRELSVLLGQG; via the coding sequence ATGACGACCCTCCCGCGCCCCACCACCACCCTCACCGCGGACGACGCCCGCCGGATCGTGCTGCGGGCCCAGGGCCTCCTCGGCGCGCCCGACCGGCGTGCCGGTGTCCGCGGGGTGCTGCGCCACCTCGGCGCGGTGCAGCTCGACACGATCTCGGTCCTCGCCCGCTCCCACGAATTCGTGCCGTACGCCCGCCTGGGCGCGGTCGGCCGCAAGGCCGTGGAGGCCGCGTACTGGTCGGACGGCCACGCCTTCGAGTACTGGTCGCACGCGGCCTGCATCCTCCCCGTCGAGGAGTGGCCGCACCTCGCCTTCCGCCGCCGCGCCTACCGCAACCGCCCGCACTGGAACCACGACCTCCCGGCCGGCGTGTACGACCAGGTCGTCAAGCAGTTGCGCGCGGAGGGCCCGCTGACCGCCACGGAGCTGGGCGGTGCGAAGCGGACGAGCGAATGGTGGGACTGGTCGGGCACCAAGGTCGCCGTCGAGCGTGCGCTGATGTACGGCGAGGTGGTGTGCGTGGAACGGCGCGGGTGGAAGCGGGTGTACGACCTGGCCGAGCGCGCGATCCCCGAGGAACTGCTGCACGACGAACTGGACGACACCGCGTGTCTGCGCCGCCTGGTCCGGCTGGCGGGCGAGTCCCTCGGTGTGGGTACGCGCGCGGACATCGCCGACTACCACCGCCTCAAGGGCGAGCAGGTCGACGCGGTGATCGCCGACTCGGGTCTGGTGCCGGTGGAGGTCGAGGGCTGGGGCAGGCCGGCCTGGGCCGACCCGGCGGCCCTGGCCACGCCGCCGCGCGGCCGGCACCGCACCACGCTGCTGTCGCCGTTCGACTCCCTGGTCTGGGAGCGGGCGCGCACGGAGCGGATCTTCGGCTTCACCCACCGCCTGGAGGCGTACGTGCCCCGGCCCAAACGGGTCTACGGCTACTTCGCGATGCCGGTGCTCGCCGGCGGCCGGCTGGTCGGGCGGGTCGACCCGGCCCGCGAGGGCCACACCCTGGTGGCCAAGCAGGTCACCCTGGACGGCCCGAAGGCGGCCCCGGCGGTCGCCCAGGCCCTCGTCGAGGCGGCGATATGGGTGAACTGCACGGACGTGCGCGTGGAACGCGTGGACGCGCCCGAGCTGCGCGAGCCCCTCACCAGGGAACTGTCCGTGCTGCTCGGACAGGGCTAG
- a CDS encoding DJ-1/PfpI family protein, translating to MPTQILIVTGDAAESLEVLYPYQRLREEGYDVHIAAPTRKTLRFVVHDFEPGYDTYTEKPGYTWPADLAFAEVDPGRYAALVIPGGRAPEYLRNDPELRKILKAFFDADKPVAQICHGPLLTAAIDSLQGRRVTAYPALEPDMQAAGAGFQDTEAVVDGTLVSARAWPDHPAWMREFLKILRTKAPATPE from the coding sequence ATGCCCACCCAGATCCTGATCGTCACCGGTGACGCGGCGGAGTCCCTGGAGGTGCTCTACCCCTACCAGCGGCTGCGCGAGGAAGGCTACGACGTCCACATCGCGGCCCCCACCCGCAAGACCCTCCGCTTCGTCGTCCACGACTTCGAACCCGGCTACGACACGTACACCGAGAAGCCCGGGTACACCTGGCCCGCCGACCTGGCCTTCGCCGAGGTCGACCCCGGCCGGTACGCGGCCCTGGTCATCCCCGGCGGCCGGGCCCCCGAGTACCTGCGCAACGACCCCGAACTCCGCAAGATCCTCAAGGCCTTCTTCGACGCGGACAAGCCGGTCGCCCAGATCTGCCACGGCCCGCTGCTCACCGCCGCGATCGACTCCCTCCAGGGCCGCCGGGTCACGGCGTACCCGGCGCTGGAACCCGACATGCAGGCCGCCGGCGCGGGCTTCCAGGACACCGAGGCGGTCGTGGACGGCACGCTGGTCTCCGCCCGCGCCTGGCCGGACCACCCGGCCTGGATGCGGGAGTTCCTGAAGATCCTGCGCACGAAGGCACCGGCCACACCGGAGTGA
- the hpf gene encoding ribosome hibernation-promoting factor, HPF/YfiA family: protein MDIVVKGRKTEVPERFRKHVAEKLKLEKIQKLDGKVISLDVEVSKEPNPRQADRCDRVEITLRSRGPVIRAEAAASDPYAALDLAAEKLDARLRKQHDKRYSRRGAHRVSPAEIADHVPDVATLDDNGLLVPAEEQQDAVPTKRIGPLEVKGEGPLVVREKTHVASPMALDQALYEMELVGHDFYLFVDAETKEPSVVYRRHAYDYGVIHLSTDPMVTETDPHAAGGTLGG, encoded by the coding sequence GTGGACATCGTCGTCAAAGGCCGCAAGACCGAGGTGCCCGAGCGGTTCCGCAAGCACGTGGCCGAGAAGCTGAAGCTGGAGAAGATCCAGAAGCTCGATGGCAAGGTGATCAGCCTCGACGTCGAGGTGTCCAAGGAGCCCAACCCCCGACAGGCCGACCGCTGTGACCGAGTGGAGATCACGCTCCGCTCCCGCGGTCCGGTGATCCGGGCGGAGGCAGCGGCCAGCGACCCGTACGCGGCACTCGACCTGGCGGCGGAGAAGCTGGACGCCCGGCTCCGCAAGCAGCACGACAAGCGGTACTCACGCCGGGGCGCGCACCGGGTGTCGCCGGCGGAGATCGCCGACCACGTCCCGGACGTGGCGACGCTGGACGACAACGGCCTCCTCGTCCCGGCGGAGGAGCAGCAGGACGCGGTGCCGACCAAGAGGATCGGCCCGCTGGAGGTCAAGGGCGAAGGCCCCCTCGTCGTCCGCGAGAAGACCCACGTCGCCTCCCCGATGGCCCTCGACCAGGCCCTCTACGAGATGGAACTGGTCGGCCACGACTTCTATCTGTTCGTCGACGCCGAGACGAAGGAACCGAGCGTCGTCTACCGTCGGCACGCCTACGACTACGGTGTGATCCACCTCAGCACGGACCCGATGGTCACCGAGACGGACCCCCACGCGGCGGGTGGCACGCTGGGCGGCTGA
- a CDS encoding response regulator, with protein sequence MADTFGPMRDGGAGDDVIGRGPDADSARKEPIRVLVVDDHALFRRGLEIVLAAEEDIQVVGEAGDGAEAVDKAADLLPDIVLMDVRMPRRGGIEACTSIKEVAPSAKIIMLTISDEEADLYDAIKAGATGYLLKEISTDEVATAIRAVADGQSQISPSMASKLLTEFKSMIQRTDERRLVPAPRLTDRELEVLKLVATGMNNRDIAKELFISENTVKNHVRNILEKLQLHSRMEAVVYAMREKILEIR encoded by the coding sequence ATGGCGGACACCTTCGGACCCATGCGGGACGGGGGCGCCGGCGACGATGTCATCGGCAGGGGCCCGGACGCGGACTCCGCACGCAAGGAGCCGATCAGGGTCCTGGTCGTGGACGACCACGCCCTCTTCCGGCGCGGCCTGGAGATCGTCCTCGCGGCCGAGGAGGACATCCAGGTCGTCGGCGAGGCGGGTGACGGCGCCGAGGCCGTCGACAAGGCCGCCGACCTGCTGCCCGACATCGTGCTGATGGACGTCCGCATGCCCCGGCGCGGCGGTATCGAGGCCTGCACCTCCATCAAGGAGGTCGCGCCCAGCGCGAAGATCATCATGCTGACGATCAGCGACGAGGAGGCCGACCTCTACGACGCGATCAAGGCGGGCGCGACCGGATACCTGCTCAAGGAGATCTCGACCGACGAGGTGGCCACGGCCATTCGCGCGGTGGCCGACGGGCAGTCGCAGATCAGCCCGTCGATGGCGTCGAAACTCCTCACCGAGTTCAAGTCGATGATCCAGCGCACCGACGAGCGCCGGCTGGTGCCCGCGCCCCGGCTGACGGACCGGGAGCTGGAGGTCCTCAAGCTCGTCGCGACCGGGATGAACAACCGGGACATCGCCAAGGAGTTGTTCATCTCCGAGAACACCGTGAAGAACCACGTCCGCAACATCCTGGAGAAGTTGCAGCTTCATTCCCGGATGGAGGCCGTGGTCTACGCGATGCGGGAGAAGATCCTCGAGATCCGCTAG
- a CDS encoding HAD family hydrolase — protein sequence MGTQGSAHIVWDWNGTLFHDNDAIIGATNAAFAELGLAPITLEQYRSLYCVPVPKFYERLLGRLPTGAEWELMDGVFHRYYAEHRVRCALTEGAAELLAGWRSAGHSQSLLSMYGHEDLVPLVRGFGIEAHFLRVDGRTGPSGGSKAEHMVRHLEALTGRAAPERTVVIGDAADDAVAARHVGARAVLYTGGSHSRASLEAVGVPVVDTLAEAVAEARRISA from the coding sequence ATGGGGACGCAGGGAAGCGCGCACATCGTCTGGGACTGGAACGGAACGCTGTTCCACGACAATGACGCGATCATCGGGGCGACGAACGCGGCTTTCGCCGAGCTGGGCCTCGCGCCGATCACGCTGGAGCAGTACCGGTCGCTGTACTGCGTGCCGGTGCCGAAGTTCTACGAACGGCTGCTGGGCCGGCTGCCGACGGGCGCCGAGTGGGAGCTGATGGACGGGGTCTTCCACCGGTACTACGCCGAGCACCGGGTGCGTTGCGCGCTCACCGAGGGTGCGGCGGAGCTGCTCGCCGGGTGGCGGTCGGCGGGACACAGCCAGTCCTTGCTGAGCATGTACGGGCACGAGGACCTGGTGCCGCTGGTGCGGGGCTTCGGGATCGAGGCGCACTTCCTCCGGGTCGACGGGCGTACGGGGCCGTCCGGTGGCAGCAAGGCGGAGCACATGGTGCGGCATCTGGAGGCGCTGACGGGGCGGGCGGCGCCGGAGCGGACCGTGGTGATCGGGGACGCGGCGGACGACGCGGTCGCCGCACGGCACGTGGGCGCGCGTGCCGTGCTGTACACCGGGGGCTCGCACAGCCGGGCCAGCCTGGAGGCGGTCGGGGTGCCGGTGGTCGACACGCTGGCCGAGGCCGTGGCGGAGGCGCGGAGGATATCGGCGTAG